The Lathyrus oleraceus cultivar Zhongwan6 chromosome 5, CAAS_Psat_ZW6_1.0, whole genome shotgun sequence genome includes the window TTTATAACTCTTCTCTGAATTTTGATTTTGTGAATATGTATTTCTAAACATTtgtatttaaaaaatataaatacCTAAAAAGGTATTAAATAGTATAAAAGGAAAAAAATAGTACACCTTACTCAGAACTTACAAAGACCAAGACTTTTTGAGTGAGTGTTGTGTTacaaatatttttaatttttaattttttttttaaattttaattttctCTATTATTATTGGTGGCGTTATTAATTTCTGATGCTAAATTCAGAGAAGTGTGTTTCTGTGTGCGTGTgaaagagagagagagggagaggAATCGGATTAGCCTCTTTGAATTTTCAATCACAATCAAAAGACTCAAAATCTAGGGTTTTTTTTTGTTCGTCCTCAGGTTAGTGCATGCTTCGATTTAGCTTCCATTTTTCTCTTTATCAATTTGGTGGATTTTTTATCGCGTGATTCATTTCCTTCTGAGGCTTGTTGAGGATTAGGGCTTTTAGGTTTGTTATTTTTCGTGCAGAATTTTGGGTTCCGTTTGTTTTTCTGAGTCTGGGTTGAGCAATTCTGTGACTGCATGTGGATTCTTGTTTGAAATCAGGAAAagattgttttttttttcaataGGGGGAGGAGATTTCTTTTATGAGCCAAGGTTGATTTTTAATGTGGGTAAAGGGGGTTGAATTGGGTATTTAAGTAAGAATTTGTTGAAATTCTGTTATACAGAGCTTCATAGGTAGTGATGTATGGATGTGATGTGTGAAGGTTAGACTGAATATGCTGGTATGTCCTAAGGTTTCATGTGGTTCTGTTTGACCAAGTAAGACTTGAGTATTTGTAGCACTTGTTCTCTTGCTTATGTATATCTATAGATGTAGCTAGTAGTCGAGAGATGTTTTGTGTCAAGAGTGAGTCACGACTCGAATGTATATTGTAATTTTTGGTTGGATCAGAATATTTGTTTGTTTCTTTTTACTGTGATCATAATCAATTTCACCATCGAATGTGGGTTCGTTGATTCAGTATATACCCTCGTGAGTGTGATCAGTCAGCTTTCTTTTAGCACAAGGAATAAGATATGTATATAAACTGTAGTTGTAATTTTTTTGTAGGGATCTGAGGATATGCAACCCAAGTCTGAAACTGCAAATCAAGTGAGGTCGGATCCTCATTCCTTACAGGCCGGTGGTGTTGGTGGTGTTTACTCTGAACCTTGGTGGCGTGGTGTTGGATACAATCCTGTAGTGCAAACAATGTCTGGTGCCAATTCATCTTCTCTTGACTGCCCCAATGGTGATTCAGAATCCAATGAGGAAGGCCAGTCTATGTCTAATAGTGGGATgaatgaggaagatgatgatgccGCTAAGGATTCGCAGCCTGCTGCTCCTAATCAATCAGGTGCTCTAGGATATCATATACTCCGCTAAGGAGTAACTATTAATAAACAATTATATAGGGGGAAAATAAACAGATTGACACTTTAAAACTGAAATAGATGAAAAATTTCCAGTCCATCAAATATTTGACTTAGAGGTACTGAAATACAATATTTTCTTTTCTTGGTAGAAAATTATGGGCAAGAACAACAAGGAATACAGCACACTGCATCATCTGCACTTGTTACTGTTCCCGAAGAAGGCCTCACACAGACTCCTCCGATGGAGCTTGTTGGTCATTCAATTGTAAGTCTCTGCCTAAGATTTATTGCTTTTTTTGACAACTTGCTATCAATTTGTTAAGATAAACATTTTGTGCAAATATCAAAAGCAGTAACTTTGTTCTGGAGCACAAATCTGTGCTGATTCGTGCATATCATTTTTTATAGAAAATATGTTATTATATAACCTGTAGTTGTATGCATTTGGACTGGATAAGACTCAATAGTATTTTTCCAATTCTTTTGATGCAGGCATGTGCTACGAATCCCTATCAGGATCCATATTATGGGGGGATGATGGCAGCTTATGGTCACCAGCAGTTGGTACGTGACATTAATATGTTACTTGATTAAAGGTTCTTACCGTGTTGTTCTTCTGTCTTGATTAAAGCAATTTCGATATTAGGATAGTGTGATAATTAACCACTTTTTTTTTACCATTAGGCATATCATCCTTTTATAGGAATGCCTCATCCCAGAATGCCTTTGCCCCTCGAGATGACTCAGGAACCTGTTTATGTGAATGCCAAGCAATACCAAGGAATTCTGAGGCGAAGACAAGCTCGTGCTAAAGCAGAGCTTGAAAGGAAGCTCATAAAATCTAGAAAGGTATAAATTCGCAAGAGGCAAACTCTTATGCTTCTTTATGATATTTTTCTATCCTTTGGGTTATTTATCTTTTTATATGGAGAAAGACTTCTCTCCACCTTTTACATGATGCCATCTGATGGTTGCTTAGTCTTTAGTCtggatttttttttataaataaatcaGTGTGCATGCATTAAGAAGTCTTTGTGTGTGATCTATGCGCTGTTGTCTATGAAGAGAAACAAGAGATGATGTCTGTTGTATTCATCATTGTGCTGAATTGTCAACAGCAAAAGTCAGTGTCAGTTCTCTCTATTCCATTAGAATTATGTCAATACCTTCATGAATAGCAATCGCCCACTTAAAACAAGCAACAACATCTAGTTTATTGTTTAGACGGATCTGCTGTTGGAGGCACAAGGAAGTTAGGATTTTATCCTTGTCTGCTAGAATTAGGCTGTGGAAATTATATTGGTGCACAAATGTCAATAAACCTGGTATTTTAAATTAGGCTTCTAAAATGGTTTTACTACATCAACGTTTGGTGGATTCCGCTCCAATTTTGTCGTTATATATAGTCAGCTTCATATAGAATGATAAAGGAAAATCAAGCTAAGTTGCTTATTTTCACCAGTTTTTTAACTTGCATGTGTCAAGAAATGTTTCGAATGACATAGAACATGGTTCTACTTGTAGCTAGGTTATGCTGACATCTATTATTTGCAGCCATATCTTCATGAATCTAGACATCAGCATGCTATGAGAAGGGCAAGAGGCACAGGAGGACGGTTTGCAAAGAAAACTGATGGCGAAGGCTCAAACAACTCAGGAAAGGATAATGGCTCTGGTCCAGTCCTGTCATCACAGTCAATTAGTTCATCTGGTTCAGAACCCTTGCCTTCAGACTCTGCGGAAACCTGGAATTCTCCCAACATGCGACAAGATGCAAGAGGATCAAATGAAAACGGTGGTGTCTCCTACCATAATAACAACAATGGTATGCAATCTTCAAGATATCAAGGTGAAAGAGTTGATGAAGGGGACTGTTCGGGGCAACTACGCGGAAGCATCTCCTCGAACGAGGCATCGCAGAGACGCCTAGCTATTCAGTAGACCCCTCCCCTGCAAGGGGAAGATAGATGCTGAGGTTGGTTTTGTATCCTAGTGATATATATTTGGTGAATGAATAGCTTACCTTGGTTATCAGTGAACATTCTTGGCAATATATATGTCAAGCGGCAAATCATTCTTGGCTTTTGTTTATGGTGTGAATGAATGATATAATATGGGGGGAGAAGAATGATGATTGGGGTAAGTGATTTCTGTTGAAGTCCCGAGCAATCAATCCTTCattcttttctcatttttgcattttgtACAGAGTTTTAGTGGGTAGTCAAGTTCAGCTGATATGGATGGATGGTCAGGTCAGAAGACTGGAGAAACAAACAAACACTTTTGATGTACCAACTCTCTTGTTTGACGGGTTTATTTTGTGCAACTTATCCAGTTGGTTGTGTTAATGTTAACATGGGATTTCATTATAATAGAATCAAACATGCATCAAGTTCTTAGTCACATTTATTACTGGCTTTGTGATTTCAACATGTTGGAAAGATAGATTAAATTTTCCATCGCCTTTCTAGCAAATATAATAGAGAAAAGAAAAATCATTTTGTTGAGTTGTCAAATAGTTTGACTCGGTCAAATGGTTTtgaaaaaatcatttttaaaaagTCACAAATGAAAGAGGGTCGACTGTCCCCAAGTCCAGGGTGCTAGCCAGGCCAGATTCTAATAGAAGGATCCTCTACCATGGAAATGTGTTACAGGGAAATCTAAAccatttattttttgtttttactttatattaatcaaattattaaaaataaatttgaaTGGTGGAGATTATCTCTTTCCTGTCTTCAGTGAAAAAATCACTAAAGAGAATCTAGACTTGATTCTAACGTGTGTAAAGGCTGCATGTATGGTGTAGTCGGTTTTTGTCAATCCAATATACAAGGAATTTGATGTTGTTGGTTGAGTGCTCATGTAGATGTTTTAAATCTGATGTTGATAAATATGTTTAAGCAAGTTTGTGTTAAAGTTAAGTCAGGTTTGTTATAGTCATCTAGATGTCTTATATGATTCTTATAATGTTGGTGATGATTCTTATAACGTTGTGATGAGGACATGATGCAACATGAAATAAATAAAGTAATCTTAAGTCTTAGAGTTTCTATTATAAGGGTAAATGGTAGGAGAATCAATGTTGTCCTAATTTAATTCATGagaaaataaatggaaagacCTATCGAAAGAAAATGATAGGAGTTTTTCACTCAAACGTATAAGATGTCGTAACACACGGGTTTGCCGTCCAATTTTAAGGGAATTGCTCTTTCCATTCTTAGGGGTTCTCCTCCACCACCGTAAAAAGATTAAAATGTCCTTAGTGTCTGGAGATATCTTCTGACGTACATTTTTCATACACAACTAAGACAAAAATGGCGAGAAATCTTTAATTCTGTTAAAATTTGATTCAGAGATGCATATCTCTATGTACAAACGATTGatttggagatgcatctttgtAATCCCTTTTAGTTCATTAGTTTATATATTTTTTGGAGATACATCTCCGGAATATATTCTGGTAGTTCAAACAGGAAAAGAATATGGAAGAATGAAAAATCAACATAAATTAACATCAAAATAATAGGTGATTCAGGATGTTGCAACATTTTTATAATTTCTTTAGCTGATCTTTGAATCGTCGCATCCACTTCAATCAGATCCTTTGTTGAATAATGATAAAAGGTACTCCACATAACCTTTAAATCATCATTCGTCTTCTGTTCAAGCACAGTGAACCGTATCTTCTCTTCGTTGTCAATCAAGGATGAATGATACTCGAGTTTGACGACTCTCCGATGTTCTGGATATCGCAAGAGAGTATTCATTTTGGTTTTCAGATCGACGAGAAGTATGTCCTCGTAGATCTGAAATTGAAATGAAGGATTTTGTGCCATTGAAAAACACAAATTCAAGACGGGATATGTAGTCATTATGGTTTGTGTAAATAAAATGGAATGAGAGACGTTATTTATAAAAGTTTTAGAGCAATAATAATTTTACAAACATGATCATACCTGCATGAAATACTTCAGAGATACATATCCGGATCCgtctttttttttctttcaaaaagTAAGGGTCTATCTGAAGATGCAACTTCGCATGATCCtctgttttgtttttgtttttttaataattagaatgtgttcggagatgcatctctggaacCATCCAAAAATTATGTAGAACAAAACCAATTGATTATGTAGAAAAGAATTTCAAAAACAAAAATTGTTCAAAAAATACCATCCAATTTTATAATATTATGCAGTGcgatatttaaaaaaaaatcatgttaCATTTTTAGATTACAACTAAAGTGCATCAAAACATATGTCAATATCTAAATTTATTGGTGGCTCATTCTTCGATCTTTCCTTATTTGCTTCTCGTTCAATGTCGCTTAATTTGGTGAACTTTTCCATTCTTTCAAAAAAGTGATTCAACCATGTTTCAGCATCTCGTGTGACATGTGTCGTTGACTTCAGTGATGTCTTTGGTATAGGACACCCCAGTTTCAAATAAACCtaaataaaatgttattttgttGATAGCCAAACAAAACACATATTGCGTTTAGATGGATTTTGAGGTGGCTTACTCTGAAGTGTAAAGAATGTTTTTAAGAAACTATATTGTGTTAAATCAATGCACACCCTATCATAAGCAACTGTTATAAGATGTCTCATATCTAAAAAGCACATCCATTTGTCAAACAAAGATGGATCACTAAGACAAGGAACAAGAGCATTGAGAATTGTATCGTAATTTTCTTTGTTCCTTTATAAATGTGTGCATGGTTCCATATGCATTGTCATCTCTTGTATAAGATGATGACATACAAATTGGTGGTCCTCCTCTCCTTCACTAAGTAAACTCGAAACAATTCGAAAACCACAATTGCTGTCACTTTCAACATTTACAATCCTCTCgatgtatttgtgcataaaaaaTGACATCTCTTCAATGAATTTGATTTTTGGTAACGGCGGTGGAGGAGATGGTTTGCTAAAGCGAGCACCCATGAGAACACTTTTTTTTGGGATTTTGGAGTCAAAGAATTTGAAAAATGTGAGTCAACATATTCAAAATATGAAGGAGTCCGTATCATGTAGTTGTCACTTTGAGTCAGTTTTACCTTTTTAGGTGCACCCTTTGTTTTAACCAGTTTCGATGGTGGTTTCAAATTCGTTGTTTTATGATGTCATCAGTTTTTATGAATCTCCATTGGATCACTTTCCACTCGGTCATGATAGATATGTTTGATTTATCATCCTTTGtcacaccatcatcatcaaaatAGAGCCTTATCCAGTGAGTGCAAACTTCGTCCATACAAATTGATTTTTCAAGCTTCAGCTTCTTTGAAATTAAACAAGCACATGGAATACCGTAAGTCTTCCTATATGTACATCCACACTTTGAACTATCTGAACATGTTTTATCCACTCGCTTGGCTTCGTGAAAAATTAAATTCAAAGCCTCCCAAGATACGTTGCTAACCAATTATGAATAAAGGATGCCATATTTAAAGCGGTGTTCTAACATAGTAATGCTACGAATAAAAGATGTTTGTATCTCATCATGGTGGTTTCATATCATTTGGTCCATGGTGTCCCAATCTCGATAAAATTCACCTTTACTATTTTGCAACCAATTCTTCAGTCTAGTATGTGCAGATTCAACTCTGGTTGTTGTTGTATTTCCAAAGTGTCGAACCCTGATCGGTCCATGCACAAACAATCTTCTCTTTTACCTGATCCATAATAATGCCCTCAACATATTTAAGCAAATCTATATCacacaaaaacacacacacacacacacacacacacacacacacacacacacacacacacacttatGAACTTTAGAACAGAGTCGACATATAATGCTTTCGTGGAAGAATATATTATAGAATCCCATGCATTTTTTATATTTTCCACCACTACACCAGAGGTTTGACAAGTTTTCCATCTTCAAGTTTGACTTGTTTTGTGCCAATCAGAGGTTTTAATTGACTTCTCACACTTTTGGTTATGTGATACTTGCAAAGTAATGCAGACAATGTAGGAAACACAGTTGTAACCGAATTCATCAATGCGGTGTTGTGATAAGTGATTATGACTTATGACATGTTTTTTGGTCCTTTAACATAGTCTTGCACATTTCCAAAGCCCATGTAACGTTGTCCTCTTTTTTGGATTCCAAAAATGCAAAACCGAATGAATAAGTCATCTCCGTAGAAGTAACACCAACAATTTCTAGGAGTGGAAGTCtatacttgtttgttttgtatgttGAGTCAATTATGAGCATGGAGGGAAATGTATTGAACAACTTGAAGGAGACAGGATGACTCCAAAATATATATCGAATGGTGACTTTATCCTCACAAATCTGTATCTCAAAACATAGTGGTCATCATCCTAAAGCTTCAAGAGTTTGTGCATATCAGATCTTGGTCGTCTTACGACCTTGTTATCTCGAGCATGCACGTTGTATATTTTCTAAATGTTTGAAACATTTAAAGGTCTTTTCCGTTTCAAATATGCGGGTAAGTTTTTCGGCATAACCATGTTTAATGTCATGTCCGAAACAAGTTCCCTCTCCTCTAGCACAAGGCGACATACAATGGGATGACAAACTAACTTATCATGCAAGGCATGATTATGTTTATCGAAAATCACATTAAATTTCTGTGTCTCATCCTCCATACCATATTCGCGCAATTTAAATCGACACTCACATTTCCTCGATCCAGTGTCATCTCGTTTCAACTGCCTAATCTTTGGTTGGTACATGCCACTTCTTTCACATATCATTGTTACAAATGCCTGTCTTCTATCCGAACCATTGTCGGAACTTCCAATTACAATTCCAAAGCCCAATTTTATGCCTTCCCTACGGACCCATTGTAGCATATGTTCATGAACAATAAACACTTCATTATTTGTAAAATTTGCACGAACATCTACCTCGACAACAATCGGTCGAGCATCcggtttaacatcatcattcacTTCATCCGGTTGAACATCATCATTCACTTCACCCGGTTTAACATCATACTTCACTTCGACCGATTTAACATCCACATTCACAATAGTCTTGGGAAACATATCCGGGTGAATCATTCTATTAAAGGAGaattgcgataaaaaacacaacgggatttttttttcctttagtgatccttaagaatgggcatgatcagtgatagaaatcgttacctcttgtggcgattgaaacctttgatgcaaatcttaggagtgatcacgagcgttgaatggtgacaacgcctctactcagtccacacgattggattccttcagtctcagtgctagctgctacggtgtgtgtgtgcgtgtgtgtgagagagagagagagagaagagagagagagagagagagagagagagagagagagagagagagagagagagagagagagagagagagagagagagagagagagagagagacggaatttcatctaatgaaatgcttctgcacaagggttctatttatagaaccacttgtgtgggttgtaagctaaaaaatccacttaagtgtatatggcccatatcttatgatataccaaaaatcacttaagcgcctgttaccttaccatatttcgtattctacttaagtgtaccgtaccttacgatgttctacaattcacttaagtgcaccataccttatGGTATTCCTTATTTACTATATCTCTCATaaatccgtccttttgtgtgtgaccctgtaggttttcacgatattgacaattatattaaatcacgtatttaacataataaatagtgagcggtatctagcaacacatcactactacccaagacatgaaaatgtcatgtgatatgacaaatccttttgtgataatacttgtgtgtacaattaccctttttgcccttatgtctatattgaacacaaggcataaactgtgtcatcctcatccagttcaatattgggccgttagacatttatcctgttacgcaagatgggtaaattccatctaggtcactcatgtccccCTAAatatgcttcgtggagtacccatcaactgtctttatggccatccagttacgaacaatgtttgatcaacaataaaacacttgactctacatctaaggtccatagtggtttcaggtcgaagggtggtatacaccactatcaccatgatAATAACTTATGACACGTTTTATAACATTTTATGCAGTATTCTCATAGCGtgtcaatccagtataaatattactcctaatattcatacctatgtttaagacttgataactccttaaccattatacatgagatgtgatcatcactatatatacataatagtcttaatgctttaaggttatcccacttcacaacaaagctcgactacggatactttaagaacaatgtcctgatgtttaatgggatctcatgattaagtcacacttgatacattaaacagactagctattctagggactttattaaacaaacataataaagaaaaaaccttttattattaatgaataattcgatataagtaccaaaagtatttgcctctagggcttacaccatcaatctcccactagcactagatccaatcaggcatacccctaatgcccatagatctagtatggtcatcatgcttttgttgtgcaagaggctttgtcagtgggtcaacaatattgtcaagtgtaggtactttgcatattttcacatctcctctatctattatctctcaaatgaggtgataacgcctaagtatgtgtttggatcgttggtgagatctaggctccttagcttatgcgatagcaccattgttatcagATAGAGATCAATGGGGGTACACAATGCTAGGAattatgccaagttcactaatgaactttttgatccaaacaacttcctttgctgcactttAGGCAACAATATACTCGTCCTCGGTTTTAGAATTAGCAACTGTATCTTCCTTTGAAATTTTCCAGCTCACAGTTCCACCGTTTAAGCagaacacataaccagattgcgatctaaagtcatccttatttgtctGGAAGCTAACATCAGTGTATCtaattacaacaagctcttcctgacctccatatatcaagaattagtccttagtccttctcgaatacttaaggatattcttgacagctacccaatgagcatcaccgggatcatattggtacctactcgttacacttaaagcatatgagacatctggtcgagtacataacatgacatacatgataaatcctatttcagatgcatatggaatcttattcatgcgatccctttcttccttagttgaagaggattgtgtttttgatagacacatgccatgttgcataggtataAATCCTTTTTTGGAATCATAcatattaaagcgtctcatcactttgtctatgcatgtactctgacttaggccaagcagtttttgtgatctatctctatagattctgattcctaatatataggctgcttcacctaggtccttcatagaaaagcataTCCCCAACCAAGTATTTACTTGTTACAGAATAaggacatcgtttccaatgagtaatatgtcatatacatataataccaggaagacgattATGCTCCTattaaccttcttgtagacacaaggctcatcttcattcttgatgaatccatattgttttactgttttatcaaaacgaagattccagcttctggaagcttgcttcaatccatagattgatctttaTAACTTGCATATCTTTTGAGTTTCTcctggtatgtcaaatccttcaggctatgtcatgtacacatcctcaagaagattcccattacGGAAAacaattttgacatccatcttccatatttcataatcatgatatgcaacaatatcaagtaaaatccgaacatatttaagcattgcaactagtgaaaaggtttcatcatagtcaaccccatgaatttgtttatatccttttgcaaccagtcttgccttataggtatgtaccttaccatccatgtcagtcttctttttgaagacccacttgcatcctatagggttaactcctacaagaggctctaccaaggtccaaacctggtttgtgtacatggaatccatttcagatttcatggcttctagccacttctcagactcaggaccagttatggcctcttggtaggtcacaggctcatcttgatccatgagtaatacataaccttgatcagttatgagatatccatatctcttaggtaggtgacgtatcctgcttgacctacgctggtcttgttaTACTTGAGCAGGTcgctcttccacaactacttgtgtttcctgttctaattcctccataggtgtatcaatgctttgtgattctttAATTTCTTtaagctctactttcctcccactgattcctttggatataaaatccttttctaggaagACTCTAGTTCGagtgacaaacactttgccctaataaagattgtagaagtaataccctcttgtttctttaggataccccacaaataagcatttatCAGATTTGGactcaagcttagttgaaatttgtcatttcacataaacttcgcaaccccaaatcttcatataagacatatgtggtttcttaccactccatatctcatatagtgtcttctcaacctttttggatggaacacggttaaatgtgt containing:
- the LOC127084655 gene encoding nuclear transcription factor Y subunit A-1, with the translated sequence MQPKSETANQVRSDPHSLQAGGVGGVYSEPWWRGVGYNPVVQTMSGANSSSLDCPNGDSESNEEGQSMSNSGMNEEDDDAAKDSQPAAPNQSENYGQEQQGIQHTASSALVTVPEEGLTQTPPMELVGHSIACATNPYQDPYYGGMMAAYGHQQLAYHPFIGMPHPRMPLPLEMTQEPVYVNAKQYQGILRRRQARAKAELERKLIKSRKPYLHESRHQHAMRRARGTGGRFAKKTDGEGSNNSGKDNGSGPVLSSQSISSSGSEPLPSDSAETWNSPNMRQDARGSNENGGVSYHNNNNGMQSSRYQGERVDEGDCSGQLRGSISSNEASQRRLAIQ
- the LOC127080659 gene encoding uncharacterized protein LOC127080659; this encodes MIHPDMFPKTIVNVDVKSVEVKYDVKPGEVNDDVQPDEVNDDVKPDARPIVVEVDVRANFTNNEVFIVHEHMLQWVRREGIKLGFGIVIGSSDNGSDRRQAFVTMICERSGMYQPKIRQLKRDDTGSRKCECRFKLREYGMEDETQKFNVIFDKHNHALHDKLVCHPIVCRLVLEERELVSDMTLNMVMPKNLPAYLKRKRPLNVSNI